Proteins from one Suncus etruscus isolate mSunEtr1 chromosome 3, mSunEtr1.pri.cur, whole genome shotgun sequence genomic window:
- the HSPA4L gene encoding heat shock 70 kDa protein 4L gives MSVVGIDLGFLNCYIAVARSGGIETIANEYSDRCTPACISLGSRTRAIGNAAKSQIVTNVRNTLHGFKKLHGRSFDDPIVQTERVRLPYELQKMPNGSAGVKVRYLEEERPFAIEQVTGMLLAKLKETAENALKKPVADCVISIPSFFTDAERRSVMAAAQVAGLNCLRLMNETTAVALAYGIYKQDLPALEEKPRNVVFVDMGHSAYQVSVCAFNKGKLKVLATTFDPYLGGRDFDEALVNHFCDEFKTKYKISVRDNSRALLRLYQECEKLKKLMSANASDLPLSIECFMDDLDVSSKMNRAQFEQLCASLLARVKPPLKAVLEQANLQPEDISSVEIVGGATRIPAVKEHISGFLGKDVSTTLNADEAVARGCALQCAILSPAFKVREFCITDLVPYSITLRWKALDDGAGECEVFSKNHPAPFSKVITFHKKEPFGLEAFYTYPHEVPYPDPRIGNFTIQNVFPQSDGDSSKVKVKVRVNIHGIFSVASASVIEKQVVEGDHSDIAMETEGAAKNDKDDVDKMQVDQEEGTPQRCHAEHTPEEEIDHSGSRTKSDKQDRPNQMIKKGKVKSIDLPIHSSLCGQLGQDVLNSYIENEGKMIMQDKLEKERNDAKNAVEEYVYDFRDKLGSTYEPFVTPEDADKLSAILEDTENWLYEEGEDQPKQVYVDKLQELKKYGQPIETRHAEHEERPRALNDLGKKIQLVMKVLDAHRNKDERYDHLDPVEMEKVEKYISEAMSWLNSKMNAQNKLSLTQDPVVRVSEIVTKSKELDDFCNPIIYKPKPKAGADDKSQAHGEHNGPADGQSGTDGRAEPTRDGAPRSKGSGEMEVD, from the exons ATGTCGGTGGTCGGCATCGACCTGGGCTTCCTCAACTGCTACATCGCGGTGGCGCGCAGCGGCGGCATCGAGACCATCGCCAACGAGTACAGCGACAGGTGCACCCC GGCCTGCATTTCTCTGGGTTCCAGGACTCGAGCCATTGGGAATGCAGCAAAAAGCCAG ATAGTCACGAATGTACGAAACACCCTCCATGGCTTCAAAAAGCTCCATGGCCGCTCCTTTGATGACCCCATTGTGCAGACCGAGAGGGTCAGGCTCCCCTATGAGCTACAGAAGATGCCGAATGGGAGTGCAGGTGTGAAG GTGCGGTACCTGGAAGAAGAGCGACCTTTTGCCATAGAGCAGGTCACAGGGATGCTGCTGGCCAAGCTGAAGGAGACAGCGGAGAATGCCTTGAAGAAGCCTGTGGCTGACTGCGTGATCTCG ATTCCTAGCTTCTTCACTGATGCTGAGAGGAGGTCTGTGATGGCCGCTGCCCAGGTGGCTGGGCTCAACTGCCTTCGGCTGATGAATGAGACCACAGCAG TTGCACTTGCCTACGGGATTTACAAGCAGGACTTGCCTGCTCTGGAAGAGAAGCCCCGGAATGTAGTCTTTGTTGATATGGGGCATTCTGCCTACCAGGTCTCTGTGTGTGCTTTTAACAAAGGGAAACTGAAG GTCCTGGCCACGACCTTTGACCCCTACCTGGGTGGCAGGGACTTTGATGAGGCCTTAGTCAACCATTTCTGCGACGAGTTTAAGACTAAGTACAAGATCAGTGTCCGTGACAACTCTCGGGCCCTGCTGCGCCTGTACCAGGAGTGCGAGAAACTCAAGAAGTTAATGAGCGCCAATGCTTCGGACCTGCCACTCAGCATCGAGTGCTTCATGGACGATCTAGATGTGTCCAGCAAGATGAACAG GGCTCAGTTTGAACAGTTATGTGCTTCCCTCCTGGCCAGAGTCAAGCCACCTCTGAAGGCTGTGCTGGAACAAGCCA ACTTGCAGCCTGAAGACATAAGCAGTGTAGAGATCGTGGGGGGTGCAACTCGGATCCCCGCAGTGAAGGAACACATCTCCGGGTTCCTTGGGAAGGACGTGAGCACCACCCTGAACGCTGACGAGGCTGTGGCACGAGGCTGTGCCTTGCAG TGTGCGATTCTCTCCCCCGCGTTCAAGGTGCGTGAGTTCTGTATCACCGACCTTGTGCCCTACTCTATCACGCTGCGCTGGAAAGCCCTGGATGATGGGGCCGG GGAGTGTGAGGTGTTCAGCAAGAACCACCCCGCCCCATTCTCCAAGGTCATCACGTTCCACAAGAAGGAGCCGTTTGGGCTGGAAGCTTTCTACACTTACCCACATGAGGTGCCTTACCCAGACCCCAGAATAG GGAACTTCACTATTCAGAATGTCTTTCCACAGTCTGACGGGGACAGTTCCAAAGTGAAGGTCAAAGTCCGAGTCAACATTCACGGCATCTTCAGTGTGGCCAGCGCATCTGTGATTGAGAAGCAGGTAGTAGAAGGGGACCACAGCGACATTGCCATGGAGACAGAAGGAGCCGCCAAGAATGACAAGGATGATGTG GACAAAATGCAAGTGGACCAGGAAGAAGGCACCCCCCAGAGGTGCCATGCAGAGCACACGCCAGAGGAGGAGATCGATCACTCCGGCAGCAGGACCAAG TCAGACAAACAAGATCGCCCCAATCAGATGATTAAAAAGGGGAAGGTGAAGAGCATCGACCTGCCCATCCACAGCAGCCTGTGTGGACAGCTAGGCCAGGACGTGCTCAACAGCTACATCGAGAACGAG GGCAAGATGATCATGCAAGATAAGTTGGAGAAGGAGAGAAACGACGCCAAGAATGCTGTTGAGGAGTATGTGTATGACTTCAGAGACAAGCTGGGCTCCACCTATGAGCCCTTTGTCACTCCCGAG GATGCAGATAAACTGTCTGCTATATTAGAAGACACTGAAAATTGGCTTTATGAAGAGGGAGAGGATCAGCCTAAACAAGTTTATGTGGACAAACTTCAGGAACTCAAG AAATATGGGCAGCCGATTGAGACTCGCCATGCAGAGCATGAGGAGAGGCCAAGGGCTCTGAATGACCTGGGCAAGAAGATCCAATTGGTCATGAAGGTGCTAGATGCGCACAGAAACAAG GATGAACGATACGATCATTTGGATCCTGTGGAAATGGAAAAAGTCGAAAAATACATCAGCGAAGCCATGAGCTGGTTGAACAGTAAGATGAATGCACAGAACAAGCTGAGTCTCACTCAAGACCCTGTGGTGAGAGTCTCGGAGATTGTCACCAAGTCAAAG GAACTGGATGATTTCTGTAACCCCATCATttacaaacccaaacccaaagcaGGAGCCGACGATAAATCCCAAGCTCATGGTGAGCACAACGGGCCGGCGGATGGGCAGAGTGGGACGGATGGCAGAGCAGAGCCCACAAGGGATGGTGCCCCACGCAGCAAGGGCTCGGGGGAGATGGAGGTGGACTAG
- the SLC25A31 gene encoding ADP/ATP translocase 4, translated as MQREPPRRMGGRAETRLLDVSSFAKDLLAGGVAAAVSKTAVAPIERVKLLLQVQASSKQILPEQQYKGMVDCLVRIPREQGFFSYWRGNLANVIRYFPTQALNFAFKDKYKQIFMSGVNKEKQFWRWFLANLASGGAAGATSLCVVYPLDFARTRLGADIGKGPEERQFRGLGDCIMKIAKSDGIGGLYRGFGVSVQGIVVYRASYFGAYDTIKGLLPKPKKTPFLVSFFIAQVVTTCSGILSYPFDTVRRRMMMQSGEAERQYRGTLDCFVKIHQQEGLGAFFRGAFSNVLRGTGGALVLVLYDKIKEFLNIDIGGGPSGE; from the exons ATGCAGCGCGAGCCCCCGAGGCGGATGGGCGGGCGGGCCGAGACGCGCCTGTTGGACGTGTCGTCCTTCGCCAAGGACCTGCTAGCCGGCGGCGTGGCGGCCGCTGTGTCTAAGACGGCCGTGGCGCCCATCGAGCGTGTGAAGCTGCTGCTCCAGGTGCAGGCGTCGTCCAAGCAGATCCTGCCCGAGCAGCAGTACAAGGGCATGGTGGACTGCCTGGTGCGCATCCCGCGCGAGCAGG GTTTCTTCAGTTACTGGCGTGGCAATTTGGCAAATGTTATTCGATATTTTCCTACACAAGCTTTAAACTTTGCCTTTAAGGACAAATACAAACAAATTTTTATGTCTGGagttaataaagaaaaacag TTCTGGCGGTGGTTTCTGGCCAACCTGGCTTCCGGTGGCGCTGCTGGAGCAACCTCCTTGTGTGTGGTTTATCCTCTGGATTTTGCCCGGACCCGACTAGGTGCCGACATCGGAAAAG GACCTGAGGAACGACAATTCAGGGGTCTTGGTGACTGCATCATGAAAATCGCAAAATCTGATGGCATCGGAGGCCTGTACCGAGGGTTCGGGGTCTCAGTTCAGGGCATTGTCGTGTATCGAGCCTCTTACTTTGGAGCTTATGACACAATCAAG ggCTTACtacccaaaccaaagaaaacccCGTTTCTGGTCTCCTTTTTTATTGCTCAAGTCGTGACCACGTGCTCCGGGATACTCTCTTACCCCTTTGACACTGTGAGAAGACGCATGATGATGCAG AGTGGGGAGGCAGAGCGGCAGTACAGAGGCACCCTGGACTGCTTCGTGAAGATCCATCAACAGGAGGGCCTCGGCGCCTTTTTCCGGGGGGCCTTCTCCAATGTCCTTCGTGGGACAGGAGGGGCTTTGGTACTAGTgctatatgataaaataaaagaattcctgAATATTGATATTGGGGGTGGTCCATCAGGAGAATAA